One segment of Solanum stenotomum isolate F172 chromosome 1, ASM1918654v1, whole genome shotgun sequence DNA contains the following:
- the LOC125843181 gene encoding rac-like GTP-binding protein 5 has protein sequence MNNSTSASNNATTTGTKFIKCVTVGDGAVGKTCLLISYTSNTFPTDYVPTVFDNFSANVNVDGKIVNLGLWDTAGQEDYNRLRPLSYRGADVFLLAFSLISRPSFENISKKWVPELRHYAPSVPIVLVGTKLDLREDKQFRRDYPGACTISTEQGEELKKQIGAVAYVECSAKTQQNVKAVFDTAIKVVLQPPKTKKQKRKHKACWIL, from the exons ATGAATAATAGTACTAGTGCTAGTAATAATGCTACAACAACTGGAACAAAGTTCATCAAATGTGTTACAGTTGGAGATGGTGCTGTTGGAAAAACTTGCCTTCTCATCTCCTACACTAGCAACACTTTCCCCACT GATTATGTGCCAACTGTTTTTGACAATTTCAGTGCCAATGTTAATGTTGATGGGAAGATTGTGAATCTTGGCCTGTGGGATACTGCTG GTCAAGAGGATTATAACAGGCTTAGGCCTCTTAGTTATCGAGGAGCCGATGTCTTCCTGCTTGCTTTCTCTCTCATAAGTAGGCCTAGCTTTGAAAACATATCAAAAAAG TGGGTTCCTGAGCTAAGACATTATGCCCCATCAGTGCCTATTGTTCTAGTGGGGACTAAATTGG ATTTAAGAGAGGACAAGCAATTTAGAAGGGACTATCCTGGTGCATGTACAATTTCAACAGAACAG GGTGAAGAACTGAAAAAACAAATAGGTGCAGTGGCTTACGTTGAGTGCAGTGCTAAGACGCAGCAg AATGTGAAGGCTGTTTTTGATACTGCAATCAAGGTAGTTCTTCAGCCTCCAAAGACcaaaaaacagaaaagaaaacaCAAAGCCTGCTGGATACTTTGA
- the LOC125843191 gene encoding cytochrome c oxidase-assembly factor COX23, mitochondrial, with translation MANSKIQTPAYPSAAKLADSDCYPQYTASLKCLEQFSSDKSKCQEHFDVYKECKKKEREARLERNRSRSLFS, from the exons ATGGCAAATTCGAAAATTCAAACACCGGCGTATCCAAGTGCAGCAAAACTTGCTGATTCCGATTGCTATCCTCAATACACTGCTTCGCTCAAAT GTTTGGAACAGTTTAGCTCTGACAAGAGCAAATGCCAAGAACATTTTGATGTTTACAAGGAATGCAAGAAAAAGGAG AGGGAAGCTCGGCTGGAGCGCAATCGAAGTCGATCTTTATTCTCATGA
- the LOC125843058 gene encoding cytochrome P450 714C2-like translates to METQQLLIISSLVLCGSLVLFCAYLTNFLLLHPRKLRSKLQSQGIKGPSSPSFLYGYIKKQAIPEETNNQELQENKHTWPSRVFSHIKQWQIEYGSIFMYSSGTIQILCVTDADMVKEISLNLGKPSYLSKDHGPLLGQGIFSSNGPYWAHQRKIIAPEFYLNKVKEMVKLMVESTSNMIESWDERTRNSEGKSEVKVDDDLKSLSADIISRACFGSSYAEGEQMFLKLQTLEMVMSKVPIGVPGLRHIPSKHNREIWRLDKEIKAMILKIVRARKSPTHEKDLLQLILDAAKSYEESGGDQLPADVSAEMFIVDNCKSIYFAGHENTGLTASWCLMLLAAYPEWQAHARAEVLDICGTELPNDSMLRQMKVLTMIIHETLRLYPPVAFVVREALQDISFKRIEIPKGTNIEIPIPILHQQSELWGPDTYKFNPERFAKGIAKACKVPSAYIPFGIGSRTCVGQNFAMIELKVIVSMILSRFTFSLSPGYQHSPVFRLVLEPEHGIYLYLQRI, encoded by the exons ATGGAAACACAACAATTACTGATAATTTCATCACTAGTTTTATGTGGATCTCTGGTGTTGTTCTGTGCATATCTCAccaattttttacttttacatCCAAGAAAATTGAGATCAAAACTTCAAAGCCAAGGGATTAAGGGACCTTCTTCACCATCTTTTCTCTATGGATATATCAAGAAACAGGCAATCCCAGAAGAAACCAACAATCAAGAATTACAAGAAAACAAACATACATGGCCTTCCAGAGTGTTTTCACATATAAAACAGTGGCAAATTGAATATG GATCAATATTCATGTATTCATCTGGAACCATACAGATACTATGTGTAACTGATGCAGATATGGTGAAAGAGATATCTTTGAACCTTGGAAAGCCATCTTACTTATCCAAAGATCATGGTCCTCTTCTAGGCCAAGGCATTTTCTCTTCAAATGGCCCTTACTGGGCTCATCAGAGAAAGATCATTGCCCCTGAATTCTATCTCAACAAGGTTAAG GAGATGGTGAAGCTGATGGTTGAATCCACCAGTAATATGATAGAATCATGGGATGAGAGAACAAGAAATTCAGAAGGAAAATCGGAGGTTAAGGTGGACGATGATCTCAAGAGTTTGTCAGCAGATATAATCTCAAGAGCTTGTTTCGGAAGCAGCTATGCTGAGGGGGAACAAATGTTCCTAAAACTTCAAACACTTGAAATGGTTATGTCCAAAGTTCCCATTGGAGTTCCTGGATTGAG GCATATTCCAAGTAAACATAATAGGGAGATATGGAGATTGGACAAAGAGATTAAAGCAATGATATTGAAGATAGTACGAGCACGGAAAAGCCCTACTCATGAGAAAGACCTTCTGCAATTGATACTTGATGCTGCTAAGAGTTATGAAGAGAGTGGTGGTGATCAGCTACCAGCTGACGTTTCTGCTGAAATGTTCATTGTTGATAATTGCAAGAGCATATACTTTGCTGGCCATGAGAACACTGGTCTCACAGCATCATGGTGTTTGATGTTACTAGCTGCATATCCAGAATGGCAAGCTCATGCCCGTGCTGAGGTGCTTGACATCTGTGGTACTGAGTTGCCAAACGATTCTATGCTTAGACAAATGAAAGTG CTGACAATGATCATCCATGAAACGTTACGTTTGTACCCACCAGTAGCATTCGTGGTGAGAGAAGCGTTGCAGGATATAAGTTTCAAGAGAATTGAGATACCAAAAGGGACTAATATTGAGATTCCAATCCCAATCCTGCATCAGCAGTCTGAACTCTGGGGACCAGATACCTACAAGTTCAATCCAGAAAGATTTGCCAAGGGCATTGCAAAGGCTTGCAAAGTCCCAAGTGCTTATATACCATTTGGCATAGGGAGTAGAACCTGTGTGGGGCAAAATTTTGCAATGATTGAACTGAAGGTGATTGTATCGATGATTTTGTCCAGGTTTACATTTTCCTTGTCACCAGGATATCAACACAGCCCTGTTTTTAGATTAGTATTAGAACCTGAGCATGGCATCTATCTGTATCTCCAAAGAATTTGA
- the LOC125843028 gene encoding pentatricopeptide repeat-containing protein At1g69290-like, producing MWRRAFCNLSKRPFSSQPEIPTLYSFLQPSIFSLKRTESPSTTPPKPHNQTPLTLTQEHKSNLESTLLDSIKSNNTDEAWKSFKTLSNYSAFPSKSLTNSVIIHLSSLNDTHNIKRAFASVVFLLEKKQELLKPETVHVLLNSMRDANSAAPAFALVKCMFKNRFFVHFSLWGDVLVEICRKNGNFGGFLQVFNENCRVAIDEKLNFLKPSLAACNAALECCCREVESITDAEKVVETMSVLGVRPDECSFGLLAYLYALKGLKEKMAELEGLISGFGFPDKGVFLSNLISGFVKCGNLASVSATILQGVRETDGQGLCFQEVTYSEVVSGFLQNGSIKDLATLIGETQTLESPSVIVERSVGYGIINACVNLGLLDKAHMIFDEMNAQGASLGLGVYLPILKAYCKEQRTAEAAQLVTDISSLGLQLDVATYDALIEASMSCQDFQSAFSVFRDMREARIPDLQGSYLTIMTGLTESHRPELMAAFLDEIVEDPRIEIGTHDWNSIIHAFCKAGQLEDARRTFRRMTFLQFEPNEQTYLSLINGNVTVEKYFNVMMLWNEVKRKVSAEGETKLKLDSSLVDAFLYALVKGGFFDAVMQVVEKSQEMKIFVDKWRYKQAFMEKHKKLRVSKLRRKNRGKMEALIAFKNWAGLSA from the coding sequence ATGTGGAGAAGAGCTTTCTGTAATCTCTCAAAAAGACCCTTTTCTTCACAACCTGAAATACCCACTTTGTATTCCTTTCTCCAGCCttcaattttttccttaaaaagaaCTGAATCACCTTCTACAACCCCACCAAAACCCCATAACCAAACCCCTCTAACCTTAACACAAGAACACAAATCTAATCTTGAATCCACTCTTCTAGATTCAATCAAAAGTAACAACACAGATGAAGCATGGAAATCATTCAAGACTCTTTCAAATTACTCTGCTTTCCCAAGTAAGTCACTTACCAATTCAGTAATCATTCATTTGTCATCACTGAATGATACCCATAACATAAAAAGAGCATTTGCATCAGTAGTTTTCTTGTTAGAGAAGAAACAAGAATTGTTAAAGCCTGAAACTGTACATGTACTGTTGAATTCAATGAGGGATGCTAATAGTGCTGCCCCTGCTTTTGCTTTGGTGAAGTGTATGTTCAAGAACAGATTTTTCGTCCATTTTAGTCTCTGGGGTGATGTTCTTGTGGAAATTTGTAGGAAAAATGGTAACTTTGGTGGGTTTTTACAAGTTTTTAATGAGAATTGTAGGGTTGCTATTGATGAGAAGTTGAATTTCTTGAAACCTAGTTTGGCAGCTTGTAATGCTGCACTAGAATGTTGTTGTCGAGAGGTTGAATCGATTACTGATGCGGAGAAAGTGGTGGAGACCATGTCAGTTTTGGGTGTTAGGCCTGATGAATGTAGTTTTGGTTTACTAGCTTATTTGTATGCATTGAAGGGTCTTAAAGAGAAAATGGCTGAGTTAGAAGGTTTAATAAGTGGATTTGGTTTCCCGGATAAAGGGGTTTTTCTTAGTAATTTGATTAGCGGATTTGTAAAGTGTGGTAATTTGGCGTCTGTTTCAGCAACTATTCTTCAAGGTGTAAGAGAAACGGATGGACAAGGATTATGTTTTCAAGAAGTAACTTATAGTGAAGTAGTAAGTGGGTTTCTTCAAAATGGGAGCATAAAAGATTTAGCTACGTTGATTGGTGAAACTCAGACCTTGGAATCTCCATCTGTGATTGTTGAGAGATCCGTTGGATATGGCATCATAAATGCTTGCGTTAATCTTGGGTTATTGGACAAGGCACACATGATATTTGATGAAATGAATGCTCAGGGTGCTTCTTTAGGTCTTGGAGTCTACCTTCCAATACTGAAAGCATATTGCAAAGAGCAAAGAACCGCTGAAGCAGCTCAACTGGTGACAGACATAAGCAGTTTAGGTCTCCAGTTGGATGTTGCTACCTATGATGCTCTAATTGAAGCTTCAATGTCATGTCAAGATTTTCAATCTGCATTTTCTGTGTTTAGGGACATGAGAGAAGCAAGAATACCTGACTTGCAAGGGAGTTACTTGACAATCATGACCGGTTTAACAGAAAGTCATCGACCTGAGCTCATGGCAGCTTTCTTGGATGAGATCGTTGAGGATCCTAGAATTGAAATCGGAACGCATGATTGGAACTCCATCATCCATGCCTTCTGCAAGGCTGGACAGCTAGAAGATGCAAGGAGGACTTTCAGGAGAATGACCTTCCTTCAGTTCGAACCAAATGAGCAGACATATCTTTCTCTAATAAATGGAAATGTGACCGTGGAGAAGTATTTCAATGTTATGATGCTGTGGAATGAAGTCAAAAGAAAGGTTTCTGCAGAAGGGGAAACAAAGTTAAAACTAGATAGTAGCCTGGTTGATGCGTTTCTGTATGCATTGGTTAAAGGGGGCTTCTTTGATGCAGTAATGCAAGTCGTGGAGAAATCTCAAGAGATGAAAATTTTTGTTGATAAATGGAGATATAAACAAGCATTCATGGAGAAACATAAGAAGCTCAGAGTTTCAAAGTTAAGAAGGAAAAATCGCGGTAAAATGGAGGCACTTATTGCTTTCAAAAATTGGGCGGGTTTGAGTGCTTGA
- the LOC125843161 gene encoding putative casein kinase II subunit beta-4: MYRDRGGGGSSRSEIVGGTLDRKRINDALDKHLEKSAPSTSRALKDKAVPSTSVGAGKLHQQHIDHRDTRSSSSLATKNKCSDDESETDSEESDVSGSDGEDTSWISWFCNLRGNEFFCEVDDEYIQDDFNLCGLSSQVPYYDYALDLILDVESSHGDMFTEEQNELVESAAEMLYGLIHVRYILTSKGMAAMLEKYKNYDFGRCPRVYCCGQPCLPVGQSDIPRSSTVKIYCPRCEDIYYPRSKYQGNIDGAYFGTTFPHLYLMTYGHLKPQKPTQNYVPRVFGFKLHKT; encoded by the exons ATGTATAGGGATCGAGGTGGTGGTGGTTCATCAAGGTCGGAGATCGTTGGTGGAACGTTGGATCGGAAGCGAATTAATGATGCGTTGGATAAGCACTTGGAAAAATCTGCACCTTCTACATCTAGAGCCTTGAAGGACAAGGCGGTTCCGTCTACCTCCGTAGGTGCCGGGAAATTGCATCAGCAGCATATTGATCATCGAGACACCCGCTCTTCCTCTAGTCTCGCTACGAAGAACAAGTGTTCAGATG ATGAATCTGAAACAGACAGTGAAGAGTCTGATGTTAGTGGTTCTGATGGGGAAGATACATCATGGATTTCTTGGTTTTGTAACCTGCGTGGAAATGAGTTCTTCTGTGAAGTTGATGACGAATACATTCAAGATGATTTTAATCTATGTGGATTGAGCAGTCAAGTGCCATACTATGACTATGCACTTGACCTGATCCTTGATGTTGAATCCTCTCATG GTGATATGTTCACCGAGGAGCAGAATGAATTGGTTGAGTCAGCGGCAGAGATGTTGTATGGTTTGATCCATGTCCGGTACATTTTGACTAGCAAGGGAATGGCTGCAATG TTAGAGAAGTACAAGAACTACGACTTTGGGAGATGTCCACGAGTTTATTGCTGTGGACAGCCTTGCCTTCCAGTTGGTCAGTCCGATATTCCACGTTCAAGTACAGTAAAAATATACTGTCCTAGATGTGAGGATATCTATTATCCCCGATCAAAGTACCAAGGCA ATATCGATGGAGCTTACTTTGGAACAACATTTCCACACCTCTATTTGATGACTTACGGACACCTCAAGCCACAAAAACCAACACAAAATTATGTCCCCAGGGTATTCGGTTTCAAGCTCCACAAAACTTGA